Proteins from a single region of Acidimicrobiales bacterium:
- a CDS encoding GNAT family N-acetyltransferase gives MADAAGGVRPATEGDNAALLALSSACPMEGDVGLCVDRSPDFFALNRLEGEDFEVGVVDGPAGSPVGCIAVAERRAHLHGAPATTMYVGDLKVLPGHRGTGVADALSEWARDRCRARGGDGVPTLVTILAGNRSMQRRLAGVRGLPHLHRFATVRSWSVSLLWRRRPPSTDVRVTRAGGADVEEMAALWQRVAPERQFTAVHDAASLAAWVGAAPGLDLSCYLLARRPDGRLAGFLALWDQESFKQLRVTSYSRRLAAFRAGFNALAPLVGATRLPPAGDRLRTLTAVHVCVPPGSPDVLRALLVTGYNELRGHGYSFFTVGLDVTDPLTSACRGLLAQPTDVWACEATLTGERTGRPLDDRPLHHEIALV, from the coding sequence GTGGCTGACGCGGCGGGCGGCGTCCGCCCGGCCACCGAGGGCGACAACGCCGCCCTGCTCGCCCTGAGCTCGGCCTGCCCCATGGAGGGCGACGTGGGGTTGTGCGTGGACCGGTCGCCCGACTTCTTCGCCCTCAACCGGCTCGAGGGCGAGGACTTCGAGGTGGGGGTGGTCGACGGCCCGGCGGGCTCACCGGTGGGCTGCATCGCGGTGGCCGAGCGGCGGGCGCACCTGCACGGGGCGCCGGCGACCACCATGTACGTGGGCGACCTCAAGGTGCTCCCCGGGCACCGGGGAACGGGCGTCGCCGACGCCTTGAGCGAGTGGGCGCGCGACCGCTGCCGGGCGCGCGGCGGGGACGGGGTGCCGACGCTCGTCACGATCCTGGCCGGCAACCGCTCGATGCAGCGGCGCCTGGCGGGCGTGCGGGGCCTGCCCCACCTCCACCGCTTCGCCACCGTGCGCTCCTGGTCGGTGAGCCTCCTGTGGCGCCGCCGCCCGCCGAGCACCGACGTGCGGGTGACCCGGGCCGGCGGGGCCGACGTCGAGGAGATGGCGGCGCTGTGGCAGCGCGTCGCACCCGAGCGCCAGTTCACCGCCGTCCACGACGCCGCCTCCCTGGCGGCCTGGGTGGGCGCCGCCCCGGGGCTCGACCTGTCGTGCTACCTGCTGGCCCGCCGCCCGGACGGGCGGCTGGCCGGCTTCCTCGCCCTGTGGGACCAGGAGTCGTTCAAGCAGCTGCGGGTGACCTCGTACTCGCGTCGGCTGGCCGCCTTCCGGGCCGGCTTCAACGCGCTGGCGCCGCTGGTGGGCGCCACCCGGCTGCCGCCCGCCGGGGATCGGCTGCGCACCCTCACCGCCGTGCACGTCTGCGTCCCGCCCGGTTCCCCCGACGTGCTGCGGGCCCTGCTCGTCACCGGCTACAACGAGCTGCGCGGCCACGGGTACTCGTTCTTCACCGTCGGGCTGGACGTGACGGACCCGCTCACCTCCGCCTGCCGCGGCCTGCTCGCCCAGCCCACCGACGTCTGGGCGTGTGAGGCCACCCTGACCGGCGAGCGCACCGGCCGGCCGCTCGACGACCGGCCGCTCCACCACGAGATCGCGCTGGTGTGA